The following coding sequences are from one Shewanella violacea DSS12 window:
- a CDS encoding Dam family site-specific DNA-(adenine-N6)-methyltransferase — protein sequence MSKKQRAFLKWAGGKFKLIEVLSKHLPKGDRLVEPFVGAGSVFLNTDYANYLLCDINQDLINLYKIVQTEPDRYIAAAKAMFVPEMNEKEAYYKVRTEFNLTQDPFIRSVYFLYMNRHGFNGLCRYNRKGGFNVPFGSYKKPYFPEKEIQAFSVKAQGAEFKCIGYEEAFELTTPGDVVYCDPPYAPLPSKASFTTYVGAGFSLDDQALLARKSRHTAIDRGIPVLISNHDTPLTRELYHGASLDTIKVQRNISQKGSARKKVDELMALYDERYRSEDD from the coding sequence ATGAGTAAAAAACAGAGAGCCTTTCTTAAGTGGGCTGGCGGAAAATTTAAACTGATTGAAGTACTCTCAAAGCATCTCCCCAAGGGAGATCGTCTCGTAGAGCCTTTCGTTGGCGCAGGATCAGTTTTTCTCAATACTGATTATGCCAATTATTTATTATGTGATATTAATCAAGATCTTATTAATCTTTATAAGATAGTTCAGACAGAACCTGATAGATATATAGCCGCAGCGAAAGCCATGTTTGTGCCTGAGATGAATGAAAAAGAAGCCTACTACAAGGTGAGGACCGAGTTTAATCTGACCCAAGATCCTTTCATTCGCTCAGTGTATTTCCTCTATATGAACCGTCACGGTTTCAATGGCTTGTGCCGTTATAATCGCAAAGGTGGTTTCAACGTACCTTTCGGTTCCTATAAGAAGCCATACTTTCCCGAGAAGGAGATACAAGCTTTTTCAGTGAAAGCACAAGGTGCTGAGTTTAAGTGCATAGGTTATGAGGAAGCATTCGAACTCACGACTCCAGGGGACGTGGTCTACTGTGATCCTCCATATGCACCATTGCCGTCTAAGGCGAGTTTTACGACCTATGTAGGTGCAGGATTTTCTTTGGATGATCAGGCCTTGTTAGCCAGAAAATCGCGACATACGGCTATCGACCGAGGCATTCCTGTATTGATCAGCAATCATGATACTCCCCTCACAAGAGAGCTGTATCATGGCGCGAGTTTAGATACTATTAAGGTGCAAAGAAACATTAGTCAGAAAGGCAGTGCCAGAAAGAAAGTTGACGAGTTAATGGCCTTGTATGACGAGCGTTATCGCAGTGAAGATGACTAG
- a CDS encoding AAA family ATPase — MTFKDSILLPSQETLVQRLQHVSLYGQQLIFVTGSRGSGKTRLVTSLVNELEEFSSALVTCPKHCDSSEIRRKILIQLFSEPVFDDEIPLSETIFRLLSSMPQASFIVLDDAHYLPMELVAECIVLSQLRLPGKTISLTLTCDQDFFDELESQLPLAQKETLLSINIDPLLMPEREALYYTLLSRSDQDPFTPREIVRAQLEKQAGTPQEVVNLLELSLNGNTEVVVANKWPKSVMLGISVIFVLLFGCYYLFSPSEVVATSSAERTVIEPVSKPSPLSQYGERILAGYFVLHQRLVEDKEDTQVPESEELTEIITEALDKENPDSQVQISEEQSQATTVSVNTIADTETSSVETFARLEEFKLTEIESTELRESDADLAVERVKEMRTFTGYTIQLASVREIKSLNNLLAMIEDEQDIQLARHGDRWIILLGHFKTLAIANKKSSGLMKKYGLKSPWIRAWKDLVEYELEEGLTTNDIPH; from the coding sequence GTGACTTTTAAAGACTCGATTTTACTGCCTAGCCAGGAGACCTTAGTACAGAGGTTGCAGCATGTTAGCCTCTACGGTCAACAGTTGATCTTTGTTACTGGTAGCCGAGGCTCAGGTAAAACAAGATTAGTAACCTCACTGGTTAACGAGCTGGAAGAATTTAGCTCTGCACTGGTAACTTGCCCCAAGCACTGTGATAGCAGTGAAATTCGCCGAAAAATTTTAATTCAGTTATTTTCAGAACCTGTCTTTGATGATGAAATCCCCCTGTCTGAAACAATCTTCAGACTCTTATCATCTATGCCGCAAGCGTCATTTATTGTGTTGGACGATGCTCATTATCTGCCGATGGAGCTGGTTGCTGAATGCATAGTTCTGAGCCAACTAAGGCTACCGGGAAAAACTATTTCCTTGACCTTAACTTGTGATCAGGATTTCTTCGATGAGCTAGAGAGTCAGTTACCCCTTGCCCAGAAAGAAACTCTTCTATCGATAAATATTGATCCACTCTTGATGCCTGAGCGTGAAGCTCTGTATTACACCTTGCTAAGTCGCAGTGACCAAGACCCGTTTACCCCACGAGAAATTGTCAGGGCTCAGCTGGAAAAGCAGGCTGGTACGCCCCAAGAGGTAGTGAATTTGTTAGAGCTATCTCTCAATGGGAATACCGAGGTGGTGGTTGCAAACAAATGGCCTAAGTCTGTGATGCTTGGGATATCTGTAATCTTTGTCTTGCTATTCGGATGCTATTATCTGTTTTCTCCTTCAGAGGTAGTGGCGACTTCCAGCGCCGAGCGGACTGTGATCGAACCAGTTAGTAAGCCTTCGCCTTTGTCTCAGTACGGGGAGCGAATCTTAGCAGGTTATTTTGTGCTTCATCAACGGCTTGTAGAGGATAAAGAAGACACTCAGGTTCCTGAGTCTGAGGAGCTAACCGAGATTATTACTGAAGCACTGGATAAGGAAAATCCTGATTCTCAAGTTCAAATATCAGAAGAACAATCGCAAGCTACTACAGTCAGTGTTAATACGATTGCAGACACGGAAACCTCCTCGGTAGAAACGTTCGCAAGGTTAGAAGAATTTAAATTAACAGAGATTGAGTCCACTGAGCTTAGGGAATCGGATGCAGATCTCGCCGTAGAGCGAGTGAAGGAGATGCGTACTTTTACTGGCTATACCATTCAACTGGCAAGTGTTAGGGAGATTAAATCCCTTAATAATCTCTTGGCTATGATTGAAGACGAGCAAGATATTCAGCTTGCTCGTCATGGGGATCGTTGGATAATCTTGCTTGGGCACTTTAAAACTTTGGCTATCGCCAATAAAAAATCCAGTGGGTTAATGAAAAAGTATGGTTTGAAATCCCCCTGGATTCGGGCATGGAAAGATTTAGTCGAATATGAGCTAGAAGAAGGGCTTACTACTAATGATATTCCCCACTAA
- the aroB gene encoding 3-dehydroquinate synthase, whose protein sequence is MKQIQVELGVRSYPIVIGQNLLSCNEHLARYLQDKKILIVTNVTVAPLYLAALQSLLSDFDCVEPVILPDGEQYKTLIQMDDIFTSLLQQNLGRDTVLIALGGGVIGDMTGFAAASYQRGVDFIQVPTTLLAQVDSSVGGKTAVNHILGKNMIGAFYQPKLVLIDTNCLDTLPPREFAAGMAEVIKYGIIWDGEFFQWLENNVSQLKALDKESLEYAIGRCCDIKADVVAQDETERGVRALLNLGHTFGHAIEAEMGYGVWLHGEAVSAGTVLAANTASRMGLIDESIVCRIIKLFQAFDLPVTPPESMDFEQFIKHMRRDKKVLKGQLRLILPEAIGKSGIYSNVTDEILAQVLRRT, encoded by the coding sequence ATGAAGCAGATTCAGGTTGAGCTAGGAGTAAGAAGTTACCCCATCGTTATTGGCCAAAATTTGTTGAGTTGCAACGAGCATCTTGCTCGTTACCTCCAAGATAAAAAAATTCTAATTGTTACGAATGTCACTGTAGCGCCTCTGTATTTAGCGGCGCTACAGTCTCTTTTATCTGATTTTGACTGTGTTGAACCTGTCATTTTACCCGACGGTGAGCAATATAAGACATTGATTCAGATGGATGATATATTTACCTCCTTATTACAACAAAACCTAGGTAGGGACACAGTTCTTATTGCCTTGGGTGGTGGTGTGATTGGTGATATGACCGGCTTTGCAGCCGCAAGTTATCAAAGAGGTGTCGATTTTATCCAAGTACCTACCACACTTCTCGCTCAGGTTGACTCTTCTGTTGGCGGTAAGACCGCGGTAAATCATATCTTAGGTAAGAATATGATAGGTGCCTTCTATCAACCTAAACTTGTGTTGATAGATACCAACTGCTTAGACACACTTCCCCCCCGAGAATTCGCTGCTGGCATGGCTGAGGTCATCAAGTACGGTATTATCTGGGATGGTGAGTTTTTTCAATGGCTAGAGAATAATGTTTCTCAATTAAAGGCATTGGACAAAGAGTCATTAGAATATGCCATCGGTCGATGCTGTGACATAAAGGCGGATGTGGTTGCCCAGGATGAAACAGAGAGAGGAGTGCGTGCACTGCTTAATTTGGGCCATACATTTGGTCATGCCATAGAAGCTGAGATGGGTTACGGTGTCTGGTTACACGGTGAGGCAGTCTCTGCTGGCACAGTACTTGCTGCTAATACTGCAAGTCGGATGGGATTGATCGATGAGTCAATTGTTTGTCGGATAATTAAATTATTCCAGGCTTTTGATTTGCCAGTGACCCCTCCAGAGTCGATGGATTTTGAACAATTCATCAAGCATATGCGGCGTGATAAGAAGGTACTTAAAGGTCAACTTAGGCTGATTCTTCCTGAAGCGATAGGTAAGTCAGGAATATATAGCAATGTGACCGATGAGATACTGGCACAGGTTCTTCGCCGCACATAG
- the aroK gene encoding shikimate kinase AroK: MAEKRNIFLVGPMGAGKSTIGRHLAQMLHLEFHDSDHEIEKRTGADIAWVFDVEGEEGFRVRETQVVADLTEKQGIVLATGGGSIQSKEIRNNLSARGIVVYLETTIDKQVARTQRDKRRPLLQVDDPREVLESLAAARNPLYEEIADVIVKTDEQSAKVVANQIIEQLGF, encoded by the coding sequence ATGGCTGAGAAACGTAATATTTTTCTAGTAGGCCCTATGGGGGCTGGTAAAAGCACAATAGGCCGTCATCTAGCACAGATGCTGCACTTAGAGTTCCACGATTCAGATCACGAAATTGAGAAGCGCACTGGTGCTGATATCGCGTGGGTTTTTGATGTCGAAGGTGAAGAAGGTTTTCGCGTTCGTGAAACACAGGTTGTCGCTGACTTAACAGAGAAACAAGGTATTGTTTTAGCGACTGGCGGTGGTTCTATTCAGAGTAAAGAGATACGTAATAATCTCTCTGCTCGTGGAATCGTTGTCTATCTAGAGACCACAATTGATAAGCAAGTTGCTCGCACACAGCGAGATAAGCGTCGTCCACTGTTGCAGGTTGACGATCCAAGAGAAGTTCTTGAAAGCCTGGCTGCTGCACGTAATCCTTTGTATGAAGAGATTGCAGATGTCATCGTTAAGACCGATGAACAGAGTGCCAAGGTTGTTGCAAATCAAATCATCGAACAGTTAGGTTTCTAG
- a CDS encoding type IV pilus secretin PilQ, whose amino-acid sequence MESSAAIKNIFNKLALFRVLGAFVLIVSTSYAGAENRLVDVKFHSVVDHQLELQLIFEHEVMAPEIDLNASPALITLGFSDSISGLEKETMPINTVGVESISVHQVDGMMRVMVALNKVKAYKGKLKGNTYNLTINDEVADRNATAENPFINGIKNIDFRRTSAGGGELLVKLSNSSVAANVKQVGSKLELQLYNTDIASDLLYVMDVQDFATPVRSFETFKEELTTRILIDISGQYEYNYKQEGSLFRLSISKAERLAVSKQEKKYNGRSLSLNFQSISVRTVLQIIADYNDFNLVTSDTVEGEITLRLDDVPWDQALDLILQTKGLGKRIEGNILMIAPSEELAIRESQQLKNQLEVQELAPLYTEYLQINYAKAADIAELLKGEDSSLLTSRGSATVDERTNTLLVKDTEDTLENIHRLIEVLDIPIRQVLIEARMVTVKDNVSEDLGIQWGITDQQGTRGTSGSIEGAESIAGGLIPALADRLNVALPAPAGAASIAFHVARLADGTILDMELSALEQENKGEIIASPRIMTSNQKAAYIEQGVQIPYVESSSSGAATVSFKKAVLSLRVTPQITPDNRVILDLEITQDSQGEVVATPLGEAVSIDTQRIGTQVLVNHGETIVLGGIYQQNLISRVSKVPILGDIPFLGFLFRSTSDKNERQELLIFVTPKIISEDL is encoded by the coding sequence ATGGAATCTTCTGCCGCGATAAAAAACATTTTTAATAAATTGGCTCTTTTTAGAGTACTTGGTGCTTTTGTATTAATTGTTAGCACTTCATATGCTGGAGCCGAAAACCGCCTAGTGGATGTTAAATTCCACTCAGTTGTTGATCATCAATTAGAACTGCAATTAATCTTCGAACATGAAGTAATGGCACCAGAAATCGATCTCAATGCATCACCAGCTTTAATTACCTTAGGTTTTAGTGACAGTATCTCTGGATTAGAAAAAGAGACTATGCCAATTAATACTGTCGGAGTTGAAAGCATAAGCGTGCATCAGGTTGATGGCATGATGCGGGTGATGGTAGCGCTAAATAAGGTCAAAGCCTATAAGGGCAAGCTTAAGGGGAATACCTATAATCTGACGATAAATGATGAGGTCGCCGATCGTAATGCAACTGCAGAAAATCCATTTATTAACGGGATTAAAAATATAGATTTCAGGCGAACTTCTGCTGGCGGCGGAGAACTATTGGTTAAGCTAAGCAATAGTTCGGTAGCAGCTAACGTGAAGCAGGTCGGTTCTAAGTTAGAGCTGCAGCTTTATAATACCGATATAGCTTCTGACCTTCTGTATGTGATGGATGTGCAAGATTTTGCAACTCCAGTGCGTAGCTTTGAAACTTTTAAAGAAGAGCTAACGACGAGAATACTTATCGATATCTCGGGTCAATATGAATATAACTACAAACAAGAAGGCAGTCTGTTCCGCCTCAGTATAAGTAAGGCTGAGAGGCTGGCCGTAAGCAAACAGGAGAAGAAATATAATGGACGTTCACTTTCTCTAAACTTCCAAAGTATCTCGGTGAGAACCGTATTACAGATCATCGCGGATTATAACGATTTTAACTTAGTCACCAGTGATACCGTCGAAGGGGAGATTACCCTGCGTCTGGATGATGTCCCTTGGGACCAAGCTCTGGATCTTATCTTGCAGACTAAAGGTCTGGGTAAGCGCATCGAAGGTAATATTCTTATGATAGCGCCCAGTGAAGAGCTAGCGATTCGTGAGAGCCAGCAATTAAAAAATCAGTTAGAAGTGCAAGAGCTTGCTCCTCTATATACTGAATATCTGCAGATAAATTACGCCAAAGCAGCCGATATCGCTGAATTGTTGAAGGGTGAAGATTCGAGCCTGCTGACTTCCCGGGGAAGTGCTACTGTCGATGAGCGTACCAATACCCTATTGGTAAAAGATACCGAAGACACGTTAGAGAATATACACAGGCTAATCGAGGTATTGGATATACCCATTCGTCAGGTACTCATCGAGGCCCGAATGGTGACAGTAAAAGATAATGTCTCAGAAGACCTTGGCATTCAGTGGGGGATCACAGATCAACAAGGTACCAGAGGGACATCGGGGAGCATCGAAGGTGCAGAGAGTATCGCTGGTGGATTAATACCAGCCCTTGCTGACCGATTAAATGTAGCCTTACCAGCTCCAGCCGGTGCTGCAAGTATCGCGTTTCATGTGGCCAGACTGGCAGATGGCACCATACTAGATATGGAACTAAGCGCCCTAGAGCAAGAAAATAAGGGAGAGATCATCGCTAGCCCGCGTATTATGACCTCGAATCAGAAGGCTGCATACATAGAGCAAGGTGTACAGATCCCTTATGTCGAGTCTAGCTCCAGTGGTGCAGCAACGGTTAGCTTTAAGAAGGCCGTGTTGTCGTTGCGAGTCACACCGCAAATTACTCCGGATAATCGTGTAATTCTGGATTTAGAGATCACTCAGGATTCTCAAGGAGAGGTGGTTGCAACTCCTCTTGGAGAGGCTGTTTCTATCGACACCCAAAGAATCGGTACTCAGGTGCTGGTGAATCATGGCGAAACAATTGTTTTAGGTGGTATTTATCAACAAAACTTGATTAGCCGTGTCAGTAAAGTACCTATATTGGGTGATATTCCCTTCTTAGGTTTTCTTTTTAGGAGCACTTCTGACAAGAATGAAAGGCAAGAACTCTTAATTTTTGTCACGCCAAAGATAATATCTGAAGATCTATAA
- a CDS encoding pilus assembly protein PilP, translated as MKRLLPLGFFVILLTGCVGDRSDLELFVTTTKAQHLAHIPQLKETPKFEHFMYHADLMRSPFVPPSRELTEELIDTTKDCLQPDLKRRKGRLETYALDNLRMRGTLSEANIVWALVQTHDDSVYRLGIGEYLGLYNGRIAKVTQQMVEIIELIPDGSGCWTERLSSMELTGE; from the coding sequence ATGAAGAGACTCCTTCCTTTAGGTTTTTTTGTAATACTTTTAACTGGTTGTGTTGGCGATCGCAGTGATCTTGAGCTATTTGTTACTACGACTAAGGCACAGCATCTTGCTCATATTCCACAATTGAAAGAGACGCCTAAGTTTGAACATTTTATGTATCACGCAGATCTAATGCGTAGTCCATTCGTTCCACCCTCACGTGAGTTGACGGAAGAGTTGATCGATACGACTAAAGATTGCCTTCAACCCGATCTTAAGAGGCGTAAGGGGCGTCTGGAAACCTATGCGCTGGATAACCTAAGAATGCGTGGAACCTTAAGTGAAGCAAACATCGTTTGGGCCTTAGTTCAGACCCACGATGATAGTGTTTACCGCTTAGGTATTGGTGAGTATTTAGGTCTCTATAATGGTCGTATTGCTAAAGTTACTCAGCAAATGGTCGAAATAATTGAATTAATACCAGACGGTTCTGGTTGCTGGACTGAAAGGTTAAGCAGCATGGAACTTACTGGTGAATAA
- a CDS encoding type IV pilus inner membrane component PilO, which produces MNLDLEQFNDIDFENIGGWPPLVKLVFAALLAVCIVVASYFLFISDAIEQLDTEQRAETTLKNDFKSKYQLAANLKLYREQLAKMEVQFAELLKMLPSQNEMPGLVDDITFVATDSGLRIDSLDWREEIQRDFYIEFPISMTVSGEYHELGQFVSGVAKLPRIVSLHDFVIKKTDSGALGMEILAKTYRFKEGADLPPEDKKGAK; this is translated from the coding sequence ATGAACCTCGATTTGGAGCAGTTTAATGATATTGATTTTGAGAATATAGGTGGCTGGCCGCCATTGGTTAAACTTGTGTTCGCAGCCTTGCTGGCCGTGTGTATTGTTGTCGCGAGTTATTTTTTGTTTATTTCCGATGCGATAGAACAACTCGACACAGAGCAGAGAGCTGAAACGACACTAAAGAATGACTTTAAGTCTAAATACCAGCTGGCAGCGAATTTAAAACTCTATCGAGAACAGCTTGCCAAAATGGAAGTGCAATTTGCAGAACTTCTTAAAATGTTACCTTCTCAGAATGAGATGCCTGGACTGGTAGACGATATTACCTTTGTGGCAACAGACTCAGGTTTGAGGATAGATAGTTTGGATTGGCGTGAAGAGATACAAAGAGACTTTTATATCGAGTTTCCTATCAGCATGACGGTGAGTGGTGAATACCATGAGCTAGGTCAGTTTGTTAGTGGCGTGGCTAAGTTGCCTCGTATCGTGAGTTTGCATGACTTTGTAATTAAGAAAACTGATAGCGGCGCCCTAGGCATGGAGATACTCGCTAAAACATACCGTTTCAAGGAAGGGGCAGATCTGCCACCAGAAGATAAGAAGGGGGCTAAATAG
- a CDS encoding PilN domain-containing protein, whose product MANINLLPWREEAREKQKKDYIGILALVFLVSSLVVYLSLVFVDMMTDNQKSRNAYLQSEISLLEKQIAEIKEIKNRKKDIERRTEIILNLQQSRNLPTHVLDELVRIIPPGIYLSSIEKKGSLLWIEGRSESNNNVANMMRKVTTSMWLHDPNMQSIVAHNIELRQLQRFSLKVTIRESKQTAAVQGASK is encoded by the coding sequence ATGGCGAACATAAACTTATTGCCTTGGCGTGAAGAGGCGAGAGAGAAGCAGAAAAAAGATTATATTGGCATCTTAGCCTTGGTTTTCTTGGTGTCCTCTTTAGTGGTTTATTTGTCATTAGTTTTTGTGGACATGATGACAGACAATCAAAAATCCAGAAATGCCTACTTACAATCTGAGATTAGCCTGCTAGAGAAACAGATTGCCGAAATTAAAGAGATAAAAAACCGTAAGAAAGATATTGAGCGCCGCACCGAAATTATTTTGAACTTGCAACAATCAAGAAATTTGCCCACCCATGTCTTGGATGAATTAGTCAGAATTATTCCACCAGGGATCTATCTTTCCAGTATAGAGAAGAAGGGCAGTCTCTTGTGGATTGAGGGACGCAGTGAGTCGAATAATAATGTCGCCAATATGATGAGGAAAGTCACCACTTCAATGTGGTTACACGATCCCAATATGCAGTCTATTGTGGCTCATAATATAGAGCTGAGGCAGCTACAACGTTTTAGCTTAAAAGTAACTATCAGAGAAAGTAAGCAAACAGCAGCTGTGCAAGGAGCGAGTAAATGA
- a CDS encoding pilus assembly protein PilM has translation MLSKLWKRQAPQMVGIDVGSHEIKAILLSKTADGYKIVSHATVPVKKGAVTDHEIRDNDAITESLRQVKRSLPKGIKFASVAVSGSAVMTKVIYMDATLSEEEMEAQIDIEADNLIPYSLDEVSIDFETLSVNSTDPTKVDVLLSACRTENIDARVDALDAINIETKVVDIEGYALGRSFEMVAAQLPGEAKNKVVALVDIGANITTFAVVENGETSFIREQAFGGEQFTQSILSFYGMSHEQAEKAKIEGDLPRNYMFEVLSPFQTQLLQQIKRTLQIYCTSSGKDKVDHIVLCGGTSKLEGMANLLTNELGVHTIIADPFQGCLHADDGVKKRLQPDISKYMVACGLALRSYSQWRT, from the coding sequence ATGCTTTCGAAATTATGGAAGCGTCAGGCTCCGCAGATGGTTGGGATCGATGTAGGCTCCCATGAGATAAAGGCGATACTGCTGAGCAAGACGGCTGACGGTTATAAAATAGTGAGTCATGCAACAGTACCTGTGAAGAAGGGTGCCGTTACTGATCATGAGATCAGAGATAACGATGCGATTACTGAGTCATTACGACAAGTTAAACGTAGTCTGCCTAAAGGTATTAAATTTGCCTCTGTGGCGGTATCCGGATCTGCAGTGATGACAAAAGTCATCTATATGGATGCCACCTTAAGTGAGGAGGAAATGGAGGCGCAAATTGACATTGAGGCAGATAATCTCATTCCCTATTCTTTGGATGAAGTGAGTATCGACTTTGAAACCTTGAGTGTGAATAGCACGGATCCCACAAAAGTCGATGTCTTGTTGAGTGCGTGTCGCACCGAGAATATCGATGCTCGTGTCGATGCTTTAGACGCTATTAATATAGAAACTAAAGTGGTCGACATCGAAGGTTATGCTTTAGGGCGATCATTTGAGATGGTTGCTGCTCAACTGCCTGGAGAGGCCAAAAATAAAGTGGTCGCACTCGTGGATATCGGTGCCAACATTACTACCTTCGCGGTAGTTGAAAATGGTGAGACGAGTTTTATTCGAGAGCAAGCATTCGGTGGAGAACAATTTACTCAGTCGATACTCTCATTTTATGGCATGTCCCACGAGCAAGCAGAAAAAGCCAAGATAGAGGGAGATCTGCCTCGTAATTATATGTTTGAAGTCTTATCACCGTTTCAAACACAATTACTGCAGCAGATAAAGCGGACATTGCAGATTTACTGTACTTCGAGCGGTAAAGATAAAGTTGATCATATCGTCTTATGTGGCGGTACTTCTAAACTTGAAGGCATGGCCAATCTATTAACTAATGAATTGGGTGTTCATACCATAATAGCGGATCCGTTTCAGGGGTGTTTACATGCCGACGATGGCGTGAAAAAAAGATTACAGCCAGATATTAGTAAATATATGGTGGCTTGTGGGCTAGCGCTGAGGAGTTATTCCCAATGGCGAACATAA